The genomic stretch CGCTGACGACATCAAACGATTCGCGAAAGCGTATGAACTCGACCTCTTGGCGATGGAACAGCCCTCACGCGATCCAGAACGCATGGAACAGGCATTCCAAGCCGCGGCTGAGATAGGTGTCCCGATTATTAACTGCGGTCCCGGTGGCACGTCAGACGATGAATCTGCCTGGCCCGAGGTTGTCGATTCATTGGGCAGCCTCTCCGAACGTGCGGAACACTACGGTGTGACGCTCTGCGTCAAGGCACATGTGGGCGCGAGCATCTATAATACGCCAACGACCCTCCGCATCATGAAAGAGATTTCGTCCCCGGCGTTTGGAATTGATATGGATCCGTCCCATATTCATCGTGCGGATGAAAATCCTGTGGAAGCGATTGCTGCGGTGATCTCGCGCGTCAAACACGTGCATATTCGGGATTGTAAGGGGACCCAACGGGGACCCGGTGATCCTGAGTTGCAGGCAAACGGACGCGGGGACATCGACCTCGTCGGCTATATCCATGTTTTACACGAAAACGGTTATACCGGTCCGTTGAACCTTGAAGTCATCGGTGCAAAAGAATATAGTTTAGAACAGTGTTGCACGATTGGGGCAGAATCGCGCGGACACATGCAGGCGTGTTTGCAAGCGTGTGGTGCCCGTTAATCTATAAATTGAGTAGGCGGGTTAAAACCTGCCTACTTGTGGAAATGCCTTACGCCATCTAAAATAGAACGGAGGAGAAGCGCGATGAAGGATAAGTGCCTGTTGACTGTGTTTCTGGTATGCCTCGTCTGTCTTTCCGCCAGCTGTGCCTCAGAGAAAACTTCTGAAAAAGCCATAGACTATAACAGACAGGGGTTAGCAGCGGCAAAGCGCGGTGAATATCAAGAGGCAATTGAGATGTATAGTGCTGCTATTCTCCTGGATCCCGATTACGCAGAAGCCTACAACAATCGGGGTGTGGCAAAAAAAA from Candidatus Poribacteria bacterium encodes the following:
- a CDS encoding sugar phosphate isomerase/epimerase, with product MKLGANSVLFGGYDMETAFKHIAMAGYDGIELSAIDGMSQHLVLANWKELADDIKRFAKAYELDLLAMEQPSRDPERMEQAFQAAAEIGVPIINCGPGGTSDDESAWPEVVDSLGSLSERAEHYGVTLCVKAHVGASIYNTPTTLRIMKEISSPAFGIDMDPSHIHRADENPVEAIAAVISRVKHVHIRDCKGTQRGPGDPELQANGRGDIDLVGYIHVLHENGYTGPLNLEVIGAKEYSLEQCCTIGAESRGHMQACLQACGAR